The Delphinus delphis chromosome 11, mDelDel1.2, whole genome shotgun sequence DNA segment AAAGGGCTTAGGCACGGTTCAGGCCCTGGGCTGTAAATAGCCCTCttcctgtccctctccctcctgcagATGCCTGGAGGGGAAGAAGGGATCTATGAGCCTGCCCAGCCGGATCCACTCTCAGCCGGGCTTtggattttgtttcattttcaggtGAATGTGGAACATCTGGtacaaaagatgaaaacaacTGTGAAGAGGGGACTGGTGTTAAGGTACCTCATCCCCGGTTTGCTCCTAAGTGAAGAGAAGCAATAGTCAGGCTTTGGCCCTAGTCAGACTGCATCCGTGGCTGGGACACCCTGAGGAGTCTGGATACAAATGGAGAGCGCCTGGCCGCGGGGGTAGATGGAACCGGGAGGGGCAAAGCTGACCAAGGCAGAAggcgggtggagggagggggacaaTGCCCGGCACAGGCTTCGGTCTCTCCTGCAGGAATGAGAAGTGCAATGAGAACTATACCACTGACTTCATCTTCAACTTGTACTCTGAGGAGGGGAAGGGCATCTTCGACAGCAGGAAGAATGTGCTCGGCCACATGCAGCAGGTGCGGAAGACACGCCATGCCCGTCACCAGACAGCCATAAATAACCCCCAACAGTCACTGAATCTCCCAGTAGACTCCGACCCGCTGGAGGCTATCGGGGCTGCCACAGAGCGTGGGCCTGCAGGCTTTTACAGTCACAGAATCAGAAATCTTTACCTTGGAAATGGCCTTAGACATTCTGTGGTTCATCCTCTTTATTcagggcagggtttctcaaccttggcactctTGCCATTTTGAGCTGGAAAATTCTTTGTGGTTGTTCTGTGTGGTGTAGGATTGCTCACTTAGCAGCATCCTGTACTcttactcactagatgccagtagcacacccTCCTCACTTGTACGACtgaaaaaatgtctctagacattacCATATGTCCCCTGGGGGGCCGAATCGtctccagttgagaaccactggttcagatgaagaaaatgaggccacAGAGGAGAACTGCTTTTTTCAGGGCCACTAGTCAAGCTGGAATGAGGTCAAAATGAGCTGGTCCAGTGCTCTCGCCACCATAGCATGCTGCCTTTTGTGGGGAACCTGTGAGATGAGTACAGGCACCTTGCTAGGGTTGGGCTCCATCTCTGGAGTTTCAAGGGGAAAGGAATCCCTTTCTATCACCCACATTCAATCCCCACCCAAGGCAGGCCTCACTCACAGATGATACTAGTGGTCTGAGGCCTACCCCATCCCAAATGTCCCCACAGATGCCTCTTAAGCATTGACCTTTGACCTTTCTATACCCACAGATGAATTCACATTATCTCAGTTTGAATGGGCTTAGCAGCTCCTGCAGGAATGGGGTACTATTGGATAAAGTATGACgacctattttctgtttttccttccttcccattttcCCACTTCTGCTTTGTTCAGAGAAACTCTGCACCATGTTTTATATTATTCGGAGGTGCTACCAAGAGCATCCAAATTGGGTCACAAGGAACACTTGTGTCATCGATGATGGTGACTGACAGAAGCTGCTAAGCTAATGAGGGGCAGGGAATTGACTGAATGGCCAGTAAGACTAGAAGGAAATGAACAGGGTCATGCAGCTACGGAGCTGGAAGAGGCGACTGTGAGACCAGTCATCCCCTTGTACTGATTAGTTACTCTGAAGTCTGGTGAACGGCCAAATACACCAGGCCAGCTTGCCCTGGCTCCCGGCCCTGCTTCAGGATTTCCTTTCACAGTTAGACTTCCGGATTCCTCTTTCTGGTTATAAACTTTCCTCTGTGTATTCCCATCTCTCTGCCACTTCATTAGAGTCCTTCCCTGTGtaatttttatgattctttttccAGGGTGGGAGCCCAACTCCATTTGACAGGAATTTTGCCACTAAGATGGGTGCAAAGGCTATGAACTGGATGTCTGGGAAAATCAAAGAGAGTTACCGTAATGGTAGGTGGGGTAAGAGGGTGAGCCCCCTTCCTAGAAGCTGGTTCCCAGTATAGAAGCTGACTGACCATCCCTGTTGCAGGGCGGATCTTTGCCAATACCCCAGACTCGGGCTGTGTTCTGGGGATGCGTAAGAGGGCCCTGGTCTTTCAACCCGTGGCTGAGCTGAAGGAACAGACAGATTTTGAGTGAGTACCTCTACTTCCTGCGGTGGTTCCCTCCCCGGTAGTTTCGAGATCTACCCTTCCCAAGCTACTCACCTtcttcagtccttttcttttaggAGTAACACCTGTAGTCGTACTTACTTCAGATCTGCTGCCCAGGCCCCAAATCCAGCCTCTTCTGCTCAACTTCTTCCCATAGGCTTTGATAGAAGTTGACTGGGGTGCTAGAGATAAATCATCATCTACCTCGTTCCTTGTAGGCACCGCATCCCCAAGGAACAGTGGTGGCTGAAGCTGAGGCCCATCCTCAAAATCCTAGCCAAGTATGAGATTGACTTGGATACCTCAGAGCACGCCCACTTCGAGCACGTCAGTCGGAAGCGGTCCGGAGAAGCTGCCATCTAAACCTCTTTGCAGTGAGAGGAATGGATCGTCTGATCATGGTCAGCTCACCCTGATAGATCCAAGTCCATGCATTCTCAAGTGTTTCAGCTCAGCTCACTTTCAATTAGGTTTCCTTTTATTCTGTAACTGCAGCCATGGTCAGCTCTGGCcagggagctggggcagggggcaagtAAGCGTAAGCTCCTTGTAGTTAGAATTTATCCTGACTTCCACCCCAGCTTCATGTGTCACACGAGGCTGGGCTCCTCTAGTGCTACTGCTCGATTTCAGTTACTCGGTTagaattttcctaaaaataagctttatttatttctttgtgataACAAAGTCTTGGTTCCTCTACTACATTTACGACAGTGACAAACCATAACTACACTAATAAATGCCAACTGGTCACTGTGCTTTTGGTTCTCCTGTTATCATCTTCACAAGTGCATTCCTGTCAGCCTCAAGCACCAGATTCTGCCCAGCGGACACCTAGGAAAATGCAGCCCATGCGCTAACCCCATGTACTTCTCTCTGTTGTTGGACATCTCTTGACTCTGTACACAGGGTCCTAAAGCACAGGACACTGTCCTTATCCTCATCCCGCAACTAGTCCCTCCTGCATCCTCTGCAGCCAACAGGATGCTCCCGTCTTCCTTAAGCATGAAGTTGTGTTTCACCTCTTGATCATCTACCCATTACCCAGCGTTGCTATTTTCCAGCCATCCCCCAATCTCTACTCTTCCTCTGACAATACAGGGTTCTTCCTTCTCAACTTTTCCCCTGTGCTCCTTCCTCGATGAAAGCCAGACACCATCGGTGGGGAGACATGTACATCCTGAATGCCTGGGAAATAGAGACACCCAGTCCTGGACCTAGTTTGGTGGGTTGGTTGAAATACTGATTAGGAAAATTGTCAGTTCTTATTCAGCTCAATTTGTTTTCTGTCCCATACTGCCTCATTAGCAAGTATCCATGTAATACAGTTGGTTCTTAGGACTGGGACTACAGACTGTTCCCCCAGTTGATAGAATGCTTCCCTGTCAATGCCAGGCTTGAGATTAGTCTCCAATAATCAGATCCTGGCTCTTGGCACAAGCGTACATATTCCTCCCAACCTACACAGTTTCCTCGCTTGCTTGCTGAAGCAGGACGGAAGTTTGAGGTTTTACAAGGGATGGAGGAAAGGATTATCTGTAGTACTTCACTTTTGCTGGCTGTCCAAAGTATAACTGCTATACCCTAAAAACAGTTCTAAAAAATGaccgaggacttccctggtggcgcagtggttaagaacccgcctgccaatgcaggggacatgggttcgagccctggtccaggaaggtaccacatgccacagagcaactaagcccgtgggccacaactactgagcccgcgtgccacaactactaaagcccacgcgcctagagcccgtgcaccgcaacaagagaagccaccgcaatgagaagcctgcgcaccgcaatgaagagtagcccccgctcgccacaactagagaaagcccatgtgcagcaacgaagacccaacgcagccaaaaataaataaaataatttataaagcaaacaaaaaatgaccgAGAAGTCTTGTCAGAGCCCAGCATTAAAGCAGCCAAATGCTCTTTGTACAGTTCTTTAAGGGGAAGAAAAATTAGTATCAAGCACTGTTATCACTGATTCTTCAAAACAGCCAATGCAGGTGGTGGTGACagccccatttcagagatgaggacactgaggctcacgGTAATTAAATAATGTACAGAAAAGTAGGAACAGTAGAAATTGCCAAACTTGCTTTTAgaactgtttatttcttttttttttttaagtgagcaaAAAACACCAACAGCAAAAGGACAAAAGCGGACGAACTTTTTCAAATTAGCTGTGTCAgcagttcatttttatttatagttcccaatcagttaaaaaaaaaaagtttcccacATTTGCATAAGGTCATCTAGGATCAATAACAACTTGATCTAGTTTAGGAACATGAAAAGGGAGAGTACTGTAGACTAAGTGTTGTTCACTAAAACAGATCTTTTTTGGGTAGGTGGGTCATCTCTGAGGAAGCTCTTATAATGCTCCTCCCCCACTCCTCAActctccaccccctccaccaATGTCTAGTATAGATCAGTAAAAAGTAAAGTTTCCAAAAcacctgaaaacaaaacaaaacaaaacaaattccaaACTCTTAGCAGAGTGAATGAAGAAGACCAGAGAGAAAAGGCAGCCCAGCCCACGTCCTCCTGTGCTACAGCAAACACCTTTGCCTACGGCGCAGGAAGTGCCTATCAAGCCCACTAGAGCAAACTGGCTGTCAGGAGGAGAAAGAACTGCATTAGAAGAAAAGTTCTGATGACTTTTAGTTCTTAGGACTGCTTAGAACCTCCTATCCCTTCTACTATATGGAAAGCAGCAAGACCgtctttctaaaataatattgCTGAACTACTGTAACCCTTGGGCACACCCATGGAAAAGAAGCAGAGGCTGCCCTTCCCTTCGATGGTGAGAAAGGGGGCCAGTCCCTTCTGAATGCCCCAGGATGATTCTAGGGATATCATCCAGCCCAATTCTGAACCTGCACACCATTTGAGGTTGTAGTATCTTCATTTGGGGGCTGCAATTGTTAGCTGGAATTTTCTTAAACTTCTTCACAGAtcaattaaaatgtttctaaGAGGGATTCTTCTGAAAACGTTAATCAGGTCCCCAAAGGAAAACCAAACACATGTTCTATAAATACGCTTCATCTTCCGAGACAAATTTAGTCTCACTGTTGACTTTTTCCCTAAAGGGAGGGTTAGGGAGACCTCTTCCTTTTCAGGGTGCAATATGAAAGGCCAGGTaagtaagaaacagaaacaaaagtgaGGGACGTTTTTGGTTGCTtggtttggggaggggaggtgatgTGGAGGTTACTGTTGTGACATGTTGCCTCGAAATAGAAACCACAGAGCAGGAACAACTGCTTTCCCTGTTTTCCAAGACAGAGACAGTGCTGCAGGGCAAAACCTCACCCAGAGTTGCCTGCCTGACGGTGCACTCGTCTCCTCTGGGCTATTCTACGAGTAACAGGTATTCCTTCAGAGAAGCTGGCAGTGGAAGGCCCTTCACCGCATCCGGCAGATACTGGAGTCCCAGGCTCCGGCGCACAGCATAGCGAGAGAGGGTTTTGAGGGTCCCTGGGGCTGAGCACAGAACAGTCAGTTTTTCACATAGCTGCTGGTCTTTGGCCACTTCTCGTGGCATGGTGCCATTTTTCCTTAATTCAAAGTGTCCCACAGCTCTGTGGAGGAGCTCAAAGCAAGAGTCCTCTTTCTCTGTTCCAAGTCCCCTGACTAGCAGAGCCACCAGGCGGGAGATGGGCGTCTGGCCTTTTAGGTTGATGACTCTGACCTCCGCACCATAATCAAGAAGGATGCT contains these protein-coding regions:
- the ASB8 gene encoding ankyrin repeat and SOCS box protein 8 isoform X4; translated protein: MFRTLHSKVAPPLQVNALDGYNRTALHYAAEKDEACVEVLLEYGANPNALDGNRDTPLHWAAFKNNAECVRALLESGASVNALDYNNDTPLSWAAMKGNLESISILLDYGAEVRVINLKGQTPISRLVALLVRGLGTEKEDSCFELLHRAVGHFELRKNGTMPREVAKDQQLCEKLTVLCSAPGTLKTLSRYAVRRSLGLQYLPDAVKGLPLPASLKEYLLLVE
- the ASB8 gene encoding ankyrin repeat and SOCS box protein 8 isoform X3; this translates as MVSDADCVELLLEKGAEVNALDGYNRTALHYAAEKDEACVEVLLEYGANPNALDGNRDTPLHWAAFKNNAECVRALLESGASVNALDYNNDTPLSWAAMKGNLESISILLDYGAEVRVINLKGQTPISRLVALLVRGLGTEKEDSCFELLHRAVGHFELRKNGTMPREVAKDQQLCEKLTVLCSAPGTLKTLSRYAVRRSLGLQYLPDAVKGLPLPASLKEYLLLVE